The genomic DNA GGGGCAGACCGACACGCATTCGGGGTTCTCGCAGTGCATGCAGGCGTGCGGCAGGTACGCGCGCCCCGCCTCGCCGGCGGCCTCGCCCCATTCCACCGTGTCGAGCTTCACCCAGGATACGCCCGGGCCCTGGTTGTTCTGCAGCTGGCATGCCACGACGCATGCCCCGCATCCCGCGCAGCGCTTGAGGTCGATGAGCATTCCCCATGTCGTCATACGTGACTCCTCTCCTCGATGTCCCCGTGCCCTGCGCCCGTCGCGGCGCAGGGCCGTTGGGGATACTCTGGCAAAGTGCTGGGGAAAGGGGTATCGGAAGCGGTGGATGAGTCTTCGAAACCGCATCGGTTCCGTTATATGATCTTTCGTTTGCCCAGGTGACGGCACGCTGTTCGGGTGCATGCCCATGGGGTAGAATGGAACGCGGGAGATCGTAGGGGATACGAGGGGGCTTCCATGGGGAATCGCACTGCTCTGAAAGACGCGTGGTCGAGCGCGGTCACGCGCGCCAACGTGACGCTCGCCGTGGGGTTCGGCTGCGCGGTGTCGTGGTCGCCCACGCTGCTCACGGCGGCGACGCCGGACAACGTGATGAACGCGCTCGTGAACAAGCCGCCGCACGGCGCCTGCATGCCGTCGCTCGTGGCGGCCGTGCTGGCGTGCCTCGTGCTGTTCCTGGGCGGCCGGCGCCTGTTCGCGGTGCTCGAGCGCACGGTGAAGCCGCTTGCGCTCGGCGTGGCCATGGCGCTCATGGGCGCGGTGTTCGTGCTGCCGCTCGTCACGCGGAACTCCGTCACGGTGACGGGCGACGTGGTCATCGCGGTGGCGGGCGCGCTGTCGGTGGTGCTCTACCTGTTCTGGATGCAGCTGTTCGGCAGGCTCTCGGTGCAGAGCATGTTCCTCACGCTGTTCCTTTCGCAAGTGCTGACCTGCGCCATCAACGCCATCATCTCGATCGCGAACATCTACACGGTCATCGCGACCTCCATCGCGCTGCCGCTCGTGTCGACGGTCTGCCTGCGGGCCGGGCAGCGCGAGCGTGCGGACGGGCGGCCGCCGAGCGCGGCCCCCGCCCCGCGGGAGGGCCGCGGCGCGTCGGTGCGGATGCTCGTGAAGCTGGCGGCCATCGTGTTCGCGTGGGGCGTGATCGACCACCTGTTCCGCAGCGAGTTCGACGCGTTCATGCGCACGCAGGTGACGAGCTCGCCGTTCGCGGTGGCCTACCACGCCGCGGCGTTCGTCGTCGTGGTGGCGGCCGTCGCGTTCGCCTACGCGCTGCTGGCGTACCGCGAACGCTTCCAATTCGGGCATCTGTACCGCATGATATTCCTCTTGGGGCTGGCCAGCATCCTCTTGCTGCCCATCGTGCTGGCGGGGCAGGCGGCTATCGCCGGCTACACGTGCAGCGTCATCATGTACCAGCTCGTGTTCCTGCTCATCTGGGTGATCGCCGCGTCGGCGTTCCGCGATCGCTCGGCGTACGCCCCCGGTTTCTTCGGGCTCGTGTACGGCTTCTGGTCGCTCGGGTCGTTCGGCGGCGCGCTGTTCAGCTCGGTGTTCGTGCAGCACCTCACCATGGACAACGTGCATCTCATCGTGTTCGCGGCCGTGCTCGCGGTGGCGGTGGGCTACGCGGTCGTGTTCACCGAGGCCGACGCGAACGCGCTCGTGCAGATCGTGCCGTTCAAGCACAAGACGCCCTTCAAGGCGAAGTGCCTCTCGGTGGCGCAGACGTACCAGCTTTCGCCGCGCGAGACGGAGATCGCCCTGCTCATCGCGCAGGGGCGCGATTCGGCGCACATCGAGAAGAAGCTGTTCCTGTCGCGCAGCACCGTGCAGACGCACCGCATGCACCTCTACCAGAAGCTCGACATCCACAACCGCCAGGAGCTCCTCGACATCATCGAGGCCGCCGAGGCCGTCGGCGCGTCGTCGGCGCGTTAGGCGAACTCGGCGCCGACGTCGCGGCACGGAAATTTCCGGATCTTAACCAATTTTGACGTTTTGCGCGCCGTCGAGGGGCTTCGGCGCCCTTCTGCGCGCCTCCCGGTTCGGTGGCCTTTCGAGGCGTTTCGCATAACCGCAGGTCGGGAAGCCGCTGCGCTGACGACCCTTTTCGATTTCCCCGCCGCCCAGCCCCTTCGGGTACGCAAAACGCAAAAATTGGTTACTTCGAGCGAATTCCCGCGCCGAACGACGCCCGCGCTCGCGACCGGCTGCCGCTTCCCGCGCCGCTCCCTAGCCCTCGCGGCCTTCGGGCTCGAAGCGGTAGCCGATGCCCCAGACGGTCTGGATGACGCGCGGGTCGGACGGGTCGTCCTCCACCTTCTCGCGCAGCTTCTTGATGAACACGGTGATGCTCGACGTCTCGCCGACGAACTCCTTGCCCCAGGCCGCCTCCACGAGCTGCTCCTTCGACAGCACGAGGCCGGGGCTCGAGGCCAGCGCGAAGAATATCTTGAACTCCTTGGGCGTGAGCGACAGGCGCTCGCCGTCCTTCGTGACGCGGAACTGCCCGCGGTCGAGCACGAAGCGCCCCGCGTGCAGGATGTCGCCGCGCGGCGCGACGGGCGCGGCCGCCATGCTCGCGCGGCGCAGGTGGGCCTCGATGTGCATGAGCAGCTCGCGCGGATCGAACGGCTTCACCATGTAGTCGTCGCCGCCGGCCTGGAAGCCCACGCCCTTGTCCACGATGTCGCCCTTCGCGGAGAGGAAGATGACGGGGCAGGTGATGCCGCGCTCGCGCATGAGGCGGCAGGTGGTGAAGCCGTCCATCCGGGGCATCATCACGTCCATGATGACGAGGTCGGGCGCCTCCCGCTCGGCGACGACGAGGCCCTCCGCGCCGTCTTCGGCGTAGGCGAACGCGTAGCCCGCGTCGCCCGCCATGCTGCCCACGAGGCGCGCGATGCTGTTCTCGTCATCGATCAGCAGGATCTTCTTCATCGTATTCCTCCGTATCCACGGCAACGTAGGGGATGCGCACGGTGAACGTGCTGCCGAGCTTGCGGGCCGACGCCACCGACACGCTGCCCCCGTGCAGCTCGGCCAGCTCCTTCACCACGGCCAGGCCGAGGCCTGTGCCGCGGTAGCGGCGGTTGGGCGACTGGCCGGCCTGGCGGTAGCGCTCGAAGATGCCCTCCTGGTCGGCTTCGTCGATGCCCATGCCGTCGTCGGCGACGGACACGACGATGCAGGCGCCGTCGAACGTCGCGCGCACGTCCACGCGACCGCCGACGTGGGTGTACTTGATGGCGTTGTCCACGAGGTTCTCGACGATGCGCCGCAGCTTCTCCCAGTCGGCCATCGACACGGGCACGTCGGCGTCGGTCTTCGCGGTCAGGGCGATGCCCTTGTTCTTCGCCACGGGCTCGAGCGACTTCCTGATGAACCCCAGCAGGTCCACGAAGTCGACCGGCTCCACCACCAGCTCGTTCTTGTGCGCCTCGGCCTTCGAGATGGTCAGGATGTTGTTCACCATGTTGAGCAGCAGCGTGGCGTTCGCCTCGATCTCCTCCACGGCGCTGCGCGTCTTGGCGTCGAGCGAGTCGACCCCGCGCAGGATGCGCGCGAACGCGAGGATGGACGTGAGCGGCGTGCGCAGCTCGTGGCTCATGATGGCGAAGAACTCGTTTTTGTAGGCGGTTTCCTCGCTGAGGCGGTCGAGCGCCTTCTTGAGCTCGACCTTCTGGTACAGCAGCAGGTCGTTGAGCGCCGAGAGCTTGTCGGTTTGGCTGCGCACCTCGCTTTCGAGGTCGGTGTAGAGCCGTTCCAGCTGGCGGGCCATCTTGTCGAAGTCGTCGGCGAACTCGGTGAGCTCGTCGGGGCCGCCCACGGTGCGCGCCTCCAGCTGGTAGGAGAAGTCGCCCGCGCCGATCTGCTTCGCGGCGCGCCCGAGCGCGTCGAGCGGGTGCAGCACGAGCTTGCTCACGGCGAAGTAGATGCCCACGCAGGCCAGCACGAGCACGAGCAGCACCATGAACACCTGCTGCAGTACGCTCGTGCGCATGCCGTCGGCGTAGATGTCCATGGGCTCGGTGATGGACACGGCGCCGCCGATGTCGCCCACCTGCATGCCCTCCTTCTCGTAGCCGAACTGGTCGAGCTCGCCGACGGGCTCGCCGTGGCATTCGAGGCACGTCTCGGTCACGTACAGCGGCTCGGCGTAGCGGAACACGCGCCGCCCCTCGGCGTCGTAGCCCACGTCGTAGTACGCCTCGAGGGCCGCATCGGCGCCGAAGGCCTCGAACGCCCGCTGCTCGAACTCGTCGGGCGCGTTCGCCGCCTGGCGCGGGGTGGGGCTCGTGTACTGGATCTTGTAGTCGGTGTTCATGGTGAACAGCGTGCTCACCGACTTGGCGGTGACCACGCACACGAGGGCCTTCGTGCGGAAGGCGCCGTCCTCGGTGCGGTTGATGGTGTTCTGGTTGATGTCGATGAAGTCCCACATCGCGTGCATCTCGTCGGCCAGCACCTCGGCCTTCTCGCGCGCCTCGTTCTCGGCCTGCTGCTGTTGCAGCTGGACGTTCCACAGCGCGTCGACGGCCATGAGGGCCACGATGAAGGCGCCGATGAACACCGCGAACTTGAAGCGGATACCTCGTTTGAACGACATGGCGATTCCCCCTGAGGCGCGCATCGACGGCGGGCCCCCTTGCCCGTCGCCCGGTACGCGCGACCGTGCTACCCTCGTAATTATCCGACAAACGCGGGCGCGCGCGGCGGAAAGTCGCGGATGATAATACTTTTTTAATATCTGGTAGGACTTTCTTAACGGAAAGTTCTTCCGCAGGATATTGAACCGATGCGCCCACCTGGGGAAAATGGGGTACGCGGAGGAACGGGGGATCCAAGTTCCGCCGCTGTTTGGGAATCAGGACGAGGAGAGGAGCGCGAGATGAGGAAATCCGCGGATCAGGCATTGCCGTCGCTGTCGCGACGGACGTTCGTCGCGGCCGCCGCCACGACGGGCGCCGCCGCAGCGTTGGGGCTTTCCGGATGCAGCCCGAAGGCCGACACGGAGGCCGGCGCCGGCGCCGATGC from Eggerthella lenta DSM 2243 includes the following:
- a CDS encoding helix-turn-helix transcriptional regulator, with amino-acid sequence MGNRTALKDAWSSAVTRANVTLAVGFGCAVSWSPTLLTAATPDNVMNALVNKPPHGACMPSLVAAVLACLVLFLGGRRLFAVLERTVKPLALGVAMALMGAVFVLPLVTRNSVTVTGDVVIAVAGALSVVLYLFWMQLFGRLSVQSMFLTLFLSQVLTCAINAIISIANIYTVIATSIALPLVSTVCLRAGQRERADGRPPSAAPAPREGRGASVRMLVKLAAIVFAWGVIDHLFRSEFDAFMRTQVTSSPFAVAYHAAAFVVVVAAVAFAYALLAYRERFQFGHLYRMIFLLGLASILLLPIVLAGQAAIAGYTCSVIMYQLVFLLIWVIAASAFRDRSAYAPGFFGLVYGFWSLGSFGGALFSSVFVQHLTMDNVHLIVFAAVLAVAVGYAVVFTEADANALVQIVPFKHKTPFKAKCLSVAQTYQLSPRETEIALLIAQGRDSAHIEKKLFLSRSTVQTHRMHLYQKLDIHNRQELLDIIEAAEAVGASSAR
- a CDS encoding response regulator transcription factor codes for the protein MKKILLIDDENSIARLVGSMAGDAGYAFAYAEDGAEGLVVAEREAPDLVIMDVMMPRMDGFTTCRLMRERGITCPVIFLSAKGDIVDKGVGFQAGGDDYMVKPFDPRELLMHIEAHLRRASMAAAPVAPRGDILHAGRFVLDRGQFRVTKDGERLSLTPKEFKIFFALASSPGLVLSKEQLVEAAWGKEFVGETSSITVFIKKLREKVEDDPSDPRVIQTVWGIGYRFEPEGREG
- a CDS encoding c-type heme family protein gives rise to the protein MSFKRGIRFKFAVFIGAFIVALMAVDALWNVQLQQQQAENEAREKAEVLADEMHAMWDFIDINQNTINRTEDGAFRTKALVCVVTAKSVSTLFTMNTDYKIQYTSPTPRQAANAPDEFEQRAFEAFGADAALEAYYDVGYDAEGRRVFRYAEPLYVTETCLECHGEPVGELDQFGYEKEGMQVGDIGGAVSITEPMDIYADGMRTSVLQQVFMVLLVLVLACVGIYFAVSKLVLHPLDALGRAAKQIGAGDFSYQLEARTVGGPDELTEFADDFDKMARQLERLYTDLESEVRSQTDKLSALNDLLLYQKVELKKALDRLSEETAYKNEFFAIMSHELRTPLTSILAFARILRGVDSLDAKTRSAVEEIEANATLLLNMVNNILTISKAEAHKNELVVEPVDFVDLLGFIRKSLEPVAKNKGIALTAKTDADVPVSMADWEKLRRIVENLVDNAIKYTHVGGRVDVRATFDGACIVVSVADDGMGIDEADQEGIFERYRQAGQSPNRRYRGTGLGLAVVKELAELHGGSVSVASARKLGSTFTVRIPYVAVDTEEYDEEDPADR